The nucleotide window CAAGATCAACCGGCTCTGGTGCGACCTCTTCGAGCAAGCCTTTGTCAAATATTACGAGACTATCCACCGCTATGAGAACAACAAGCTGCGTAACATTGCGCAGCTATTTGGCCACATGCTCGGCGTGGATGCCATCGGCTGGCACTGCCTGTCCGTCATCCACctcaacgaggacgagacgacgtcgagcagccgTATCTTCATCAAGATCCTGTTCCAAGCAATCGCCGAAGAGCTTGGTCTCCCAAAGCTGAAGGAGCGGATGAACGACGAGGTGCTCCGCCCCAACCTGGATGGCCTATTCCCCAAGGACAACCCGCGCAATATCCGCTTCTCCATCAACTACTTTACGAGTATCGGCATGGGTGCTCTCACTGAGGAGATGAGAGACTACCTGCAGAATATGCCGAAGCcagcgctgccggcgcccgcggcacGCGACGAGTCGGACTCGGACTCAGTGTCCAGCTATTCTTCATACACAGGCTCGTCCTACTCCCGCACGCCGTCACGGTCCCCTCGAAGGAATACCGTGCGAGGGCGAACAGCATCTCGAACACCCTCGCGACACGGAAGAGCGCGATCGCCGTCGGATAGCCGGTCTCGATCGCGTTCGCGGTCGTACAGCTCGTACTCTCGCTCTCCGTCTCGCTCCGTGTCCCCGGCAAGAagggctggcggccggagGTCATACtcagcatcgccggcgcggaggccgaggcgcaacGACAGCAGAAGCTTGTCGCGCTCACGGTCCCCcacgccgcgcggcggcagacaTGGCAAGGCTCGACGCGCATCGTATAGCTCATacagccgctcgccgtctccgccacgacgaccgaGGAGCGTCTCGCGATCGGCCAGCCCGCCTTCGCGACGTGGACGGCCGAGCGGGAACGACCGTGTTCCTCAGAGACGGAATAGCTCGTCGGTGAGTAGCGGTCCGCGAAAGAGGACGCGGCGGGACACCAGATCCCCGTCATATGATTCGAGGTCTCCGCCACCGCGCCGGGCCCGGCGAGACAGCTattcgcctcctcctcggcggaATGGACGGGGAGACTCGCGCAGTCTGTCGAGGGGCCCGAGCCCCCCGCCACGGCGCACGGGAGGCGGCTCAGAATCGCGGGACGCTCCGGGAAGGAAGCCCTCGTTGACGCCAAGCCCGGTGCCGGCAAAGCGGAGGAGGCAGTACAGTGAAAGCAGGTCCAGGTCGCCACCTCCGATGAAGAGGGGCAGGCGAGATAGCCGATGAAGATTGCCATAGCTTGGAGTCTGGGTGGGACGGATGCGATGTGTTACTACTACTGTATACGATATCAACGGGGCGGCCAAAAATTGTCCAACGCATTATCGATTACCAGGGGTCTCTCTATCTGAGCTGCAGGCGCGGTCATGTGCATAGTGGAAAGGTTGAGAAAAGAATTTCAGCGATTGCCATGTGCATCATTCGTGTCTAGTCTACATCACGAGATCTCCATAGACGCAGCTGGGGCGCCGATGTAGGTCCACCTCAGCTTGTCGGCCTTGATGACGCCCTGCACCTTGATGACGTGCTTGTCGCCGGGCATGATGTCGAAGCCATTGTCGCTCACTCTTAGgttctcggcctcctcgaagACAAAGGACTTGACGGGCCGCTGGGCGGTAACAatgacctcgtcgccggccggggcgACTTGGAAGGCAACGCCGcggtcggccatgtcgaggaACTTGATGGGGTCGGGCCAGGCGGCGTCAGTAGCGACGACTTGACCGTCGACAGACAGCGAGGCGTACACGACGCAAGGGTCATAGGCGTCCACGTCGAAGCGCCGGTTcgggtcctcggcgccgggggcggcggcgggcagcggcacggccacgagcacgtcggtggtggcgttggcggcgacctcgaggtcCGTCTCGCGCGGGGCGGCCACGTCCCTGCCGGTGCGGACAgagacgaggcggacggcgacgcggacggcgacggggcggacgcgggcgctgaCGACCCAGACGTCgaaggcggaggcgccggggcgggcgggcagggtcTGGTCGACCTGGCCGGTGCAGAGGCGCGAGTTCTCGTCGATGTAGTAGCCCGTCTGGGTCCAGTCGTGGTAGGTGCGcgagacgccgacgtcgaggggctgcagggcgcggcggatgGCGTGCCAGGCGGGCTTGGGGACGAGGTGgtagtcgacgacggcccacGACATGGTGGGCCAGCAGTCGTTGAGCTGccagacgaggacgccgccgcacttGCGACCCTGGATCTTCCTCCCGGTGTTgctgtcctcctccttgcccttgccgttgtcgttgttgtcgttgttgtcgttgttgttgttgttgttggtgttggtgttggtgttggaggaggagggagaaaAGGGCGTCCCCCAGTCGCGGCGCCAGGCCTTGTAGGCGGCGCGCATCGTctcggcctgggcgaccTGGGTGAGGTGGACGTAGCGGGCCAGGTCCGAGACGTCGCCGGGGGCAAAGTTCTCGACCACGTACGTCATCATGCGGCGCTCGTGGCCGATGCCCTTGTTGTGGAAGTCGAGCACCATGGAGCCCGGGCGGAgctgcgaggcgggcgacgaggccatgcgcGCGACCGTCTCGAGGTGCGGGTAGGCCTCCATGCCGAACTCGCTGAcgaagcggccgccgaggagggaggcCTCTTGGTACTTGCTAATGGTGCCGTGCCAAACTACCTTCCGGGTCAGCCAGCTGTGGTCTACGAATATCTATGCGGTCTGTTGTTTGGTGCTTGGGTGTGTTTTGGTGGACGGGGATATGTGCTCAGTGGTAAGACTCAGGGGTAAGGCTCAGGGTAAGGCTCAGGGGTAGAGGCTCGGGGGTAGAGGCTCAGGGGCTGAAGCTGAGAGGCAGATAGACGCTCGAGTAACAAAACAAAACTGATGAATGAAAAGGGAGGGGAAAACATAAAAGGAGGGCTCACGATTCCACTGGTGAATGTCGCCAACGGTCGGGTCCGCCGTCGGCTTCCCGTGGCCCCAGGGGCTGCTCGGGTGGTAGAGCATGTGCGgatcctcctcggccacgacctTGGGGAGGAGGTGCTCGTAGAGGTAGCGGGCGGGAAAGGACGACTTGAGCCAGCTCTCGGGGTCCTTGTCGTCAAAGTCGTAGTCGAGGCGGTAGCGCTCCTGGACCTGGTAGTCCTCGTTGTTGCCGGCCCAGACGACCATGGACGGGTGgctgcgcaggcggcggacgtgctggcgggcctcgcgctcgacgctGGCGAGGAAGGACGGGTAGGCCGGGTAGCTGGCGCAGGCGAACTGGAAGTCGTGCCAGAgcaggacgccgagctcgtcgcaggcgtcgacgagggcgtcgtgctcgtagacgccgccgccccagacgCGCAGCATCACCTGGTtcccctcggcggcgaggcgcaccCAGTCGCGgtaccgccgcggcgtcacGGCCGCGAGGTAGCTGTCGGCCGGGATCCAGCACGACCCGCCCGCGAAGACGTCGACGTTGTTGATGCGGAAGTAGAAGGACTTGCCGTGCGCGTCGGCCTCTTGCACGAGCTGCGTGCGCCGGAAGCCGATGAGCTTGCTCTGCGCCCCGAGgacccggccgcctcgcacGAGCGTCGCCCGGAGTCGGTATCGCGCCTGGGCGCCGTAGTTGAGGGGGTACCAGAGTCGCGGGTTGCTGAGCAGGAAGGGGACCGAGACgcggcccttgtcgtcggtgacggcgtcgaccgTCTCCTCCaggaccaccaccgccgccgccttgtcgtcgtcctcctcctcctggtgggacaaggagacgacgacacggtCACCCCTTTCGACGGCGCCCCCCAGCGTGACGTGAATGGTGCCGGCGCACGACGACAaatcctcggcgacctcgttCTCGGCccagacgtcgtcgacgcgggcgacgtaGCGCTCGATCCAGACGGGCTTCCAGGGCCCCGCGGTCATGAGGATGGGGCCCCAGTCCCAGCCCCAGTTGTACTGGGCCTTGCGGACGGGcacgcggccggcctcggtcTGCCGCACCAGGAAGTCGtgctcgtggccgtggcgctccACGAGCTTGCGGCCGCGGAGCAGCGCCGAGTCGAAGACGATCTCGAGCACGTTGGGCGCATTGCCGCCTCCCGTCTTGACGTGCGCGGAGACGTCGACGCGGTACGAGACAAACATGTTGTCCGTcttgagcacctcgacgccgttgacCGAGACGGTGGCAAAGgtgtcgaggccctcgaagaCGAGGTCCGTcgtgacgctgccgccgccgccgccgccgccagtggcgtcttcggccgccagctcggGCACGGAAAAGGGGGCGCGGTACACCCACGTCTTTTCGCCAACCCACTGGACGGCGCGCTCGTTGAGGTCGACGTAGGGGTCCGGGATCCTAGCAGAGTGAGGCAATGTCagcacatacacacacacacacacaactcCTGGGCGTCAAGAGTAGTTTCGTACTTGTTGTTGGCCAGCAGGTCCATGTGAATCTGGCTGGGCACCTGCGACACGGGCAGCCATTCCTCGGACGGCCCGTCCTGCTGCCTAAAGGTCCAGCCGGAGCTGATCTGCGTCCTGGAGTGAGCCATGACGGCTGCTTTtcctgtctctgtctctctctctttctccgTAATGTGCGATGCGACACCTACTCGCCGGGGCTGCGATGTGGTCGCTGGCCCTTTTCTCTCGTTCTTGGGCAACGCTGCTGCGTCTCCTAACTTGAATCGATTTGCACGTATGGAAATAAAGATGAGCAAGGGAGACTAGGCTGAGCAGTACGGGGTTCAAGTATGTATGTGCCCCTTGTGCGTCGTCCGGCATTTGACGAGACGCGCAGCAGAGCATAGAAACCATTATCCTCGTCCCTCGCGCGCAAACccccacgcgccgccggccgcgatcCGGAGCCccggggcggtggcggggcTCTCCCACTCCTCTTTGCTTGCTGGTCTCGGAGCTCTGCTCGGTCAACCTCGATTCGAAGTCCCCCCACGCGCGAGGGCGTAGGCGAACATCCCCCCACATTGCGGGGTGGTGTTGTCTGACAAGCGACGGGGATTTGTCTTGCCGCCGGCAGAAGCTACATTTATTTTGCAACTAGTTGGTACCGGACATCATTGCCAATAATGCCTCGTTTATATCCGGTGTCGGGTATTGCTGCATgtgccgtcgcgggcgactCTGTTCAGCAACGAGGTGCAACTGCTCAACGACTGCCCCAAAGATGCCCTGCTGTCTCAACATGAGGCTCTCCTGTGTCAATGACGCGGGTAACAAAAGAATACTCCGTATCATCATCAAAGGGCATGAAAGAAAGAATTGTGTTGGCCCAGACTGGACATACCCAACGGGCTcatccactcactcactcactcctcCAGCAACAAACCCCATCAGCTCTCCCCATCCAGGTGGATCCATGATccttccatccatcacccCGCGTATCGGATCTTGAATGCCGGAGACTCGACCACGTCCCagtcctcgagcttcttctcgtcgccgtacATGCGCAGCTCGTGCACGACAAACTTGTActtgcccggcggcgcgtaGATGCCGCTCGCGAGACCCCCGTCAAAGGGAATCAGGTGCCCGTCGCGCCCAACccacagcagcggcagcccgtCCGGCTGGCCGATCGTCTTGAATCTGCCGTGGCCCagcgggtcgtcgacggtgaggttcttgggcgggcaggtcgtcAGGGGCACCATGTAAGCCCGGAGCTGCGGGCTCCCCATCGCATTGTTCACAATGAGCCCAaacacgtcgtcgccgggcttcCACTGGCCGGGTGGCGGCACAGTGACGGTGCTGttgggctgcagcggcgcccaGTGCTTGCTGTGGAGGGCGACGAACACAGCTTTCTGTGCCGGCAGGACGGTCGCGTTGCGCAGAGAGCCCGTCATGCCCTGGTACGGGAGGGACAGCGAGGTGCCGTCCGTGCCGTTGATGGCAATGTAGCCCGACCAGAGCGCGAGACGGTTCGGGTCAACGTCCTTTGgcggctgcgccgcgaccgAGAGCTCCTTGCGGTGCCCCGGTGGGAGCGTAATCTTGGTGTCTGAGAATTTCAGCGAGGCGTGGCTGTCGACAAAGGCAAAGGGCGAATACAACGGCGATGGTTCCGCCGCGTAATTCTCCGAGAGAGTGTACAGGGTCCTGGTTGGGACGTGAGACACCGTGTAGGTGATGTCATGCGTGGCCTTGTTGGACAGGAAAAAGCTGAGCCGCTCGGCAAAGTTGGCCGTGTCGTTGAAGGACAGACTCGACGGCTCCAGGATGGTCGCTgcatgggcggcatcgtgggcttggacgaggccgccgccctggccaaAGGCCGGTGAGAGCTGCCCCTCAATGAAGCCGTGGCCGGGATTGTACAGCTGCGGCTTCGCCGTGGAGGACAGGAGGctcgccatcaacgccggGCCGAGCGTGCCACGGGTTTCCGTCATGAGAGCCATGATGCCTGCCAtgagcggcgtcgccatggacgtgCCAGACCTGATGGCATacaggccgtcgagccacgTCGACACGATGCTGGAACCCGGCGTGCCGGCCGTCGGGTTCAGCTCCATCCTCCACGCGGGCCCCCAAGTGGACCTCGgatcgaggcggccgccggtcAAAGGTCTCAGTATCTTGGCGAGGACGTAGCCTCCTTTGCCCGGCGACGCCATGTCGACCGTGACGTTGTGCccggccttgagcgccgcgaCCAGTGCCTCGCCCGTTtcgcgcagcagcatgccGGCTCCGGTAATATTCGCCCCCAGCGAATAGAGCTGCAACTCGTATATGCTAATTCCGTCGCTATACATCAACATGTATCGGGcgcccttggcgatggcgttgcgAGCCTTGACCACCTCATCGCACCCACCCTTGCGTACGAGAACCACCCTATTGCGCAGGTCCGGCGTGCCATCCGGCAGGGGAGAGCAGGCGTCCTTAGTCACGTTCACGTCCAGGCTGGTGGCATACAGAGGCAGCTTCACCTCCCACGTGttctgcggcggcacggggcgCTGCACAGACGAGGGCATGTAGCCAAACGTCTGCGGCTCCGCCCCGTCGTCCAAGGAATAccgcgacgcggccaagatgAGCGGATCGAACTCGGGCTGGAACGACGCCACGGAAAtgacgcccttgccgtcggccggcccGCTCGAGAAAAAGGGGCCCAGGAGGCCATCGTTGCCGAGCGACACGACGCAGtggacgccgcgctcgacgatgcgggaGACGGTCGCGCTGAGGGGGTTGTCGGCCCAGCCGTTCACCTGGCCTATcgaggcggtgatgatgtcggcgccggcctcgtagGCCATGTGGTAcgccgccatgatgacgtcggccgtcgcgcccgtGTCGCATCCAAACACCTTGTAGGCGCCGAGGGAgacgcccggcgcggcgcccgtgaAGCGTACCGGGTTCGGCcgcgcggcgatgatgcccgccACGTGCGTCCCGTGCCCGTTGCAGTCgcgcgggtcgtcgtcgggcatgggcacgctcgacgtcgacgtgtAGTTGTCGCCCACAAGGTCGAGCCCAAACGACACGAGGCAGCCCGGTCCGAAGCAGCCCCCCAGCGCGGGGTGCGTGTAATCGATGCCTGTGTCGATGACGGCTATCTTGAGGCCCTTGCCCGTGACaccctcggccttgagcttgtcgacCTGCGTCATCTTGTGCGGCGTccagacgtcgtcgtccttgtcgcccgtACCGTTGGCGAGAAGGCTGCtggcaacgccgccgctggggctGTTGATGATCTGCACGTCTCCATCGCCGGTATGGTGGAATATCGAAACGGGCCAGACCTTCTTGACTGCGGGTgtggcggccatgaccaTGGCTTTGTCGTGGGCGTTCTTGACGTCGTGCAGCTGCACCGAGACGCCCCTGAAGAGCTTGAAGTCGAGGTTCATCCTCACGGTGCCGTGTCTTTCGATGTCATTGTGCAACGCTGAGACGTCATGGCCCTCCTCGAATTCGAAGAGATAGGCACCCGGGATGAAGGCTTGCGTCAAGGGCTGCGTCAAGGGCTGCGTCAAGGGCTGCGTCAAGGGCTGCGTCAATGgatccgacgacgacgagcccgcggcAAACGTGAATGCCGTCGCGACAAACGC belongs to Purpureocillium takamizusanense chromosome 1, complete sequence and includes:
- a CDS encoding Beta-mannosidase (CAZy:GH2~EggNog:ENOG503NYRF~COG:G), translated to MAHSRTQISSGWTFRQQDGPSEEWLPVSQVPSQIHMDLLANNKIPDPYVDLNERAVQWVGEKTWVYRAPFSVPELAAEDATGGGGGGGSVTTDLVFEGLDTFATVSVNGVEVLKTDNMFVSYRVDVSAHVKTGGGNAPNVLEIVFDSALLRGRKLVERHGHEHDFLVRQTEAGRVPVRKAQYNWGWDWGPILMTAGPWKPVWIERYVARVDDVWAENEVAEDLSSCAGTIHVTLGGAVERGDRVVVSLSHQEEEDDDKAAAVVVLEETVDAVTDDKGRVSVPFLLSNPRLWYPLNYGAQARYRLRATLVRGGRVLGAQSKLIGFRRTQLVQEADAHGKSFYFRINNVDVFAGGSCWIPADSYLAAVTPRRYRDWVRLAAEGNQVMLRVWGGGVYEHDALVDACDELGVLLWHDFQFACASYPAYPSFLASVEREARQHVRRLRSHPSMVVWAGNNEDYQVQERYRLDYDFDDKDPESWLKSSFPARYLYEHLLPKVVAEEDPHMLYHPSSPWGHGKPTADPTVGDIHQWNLWHGTISKYQEASLLGGRFVSEFGMEAYPHLETVARMASSPASQLRPGSMVLDFHNKGIGHERRMMTYVVENFAPGDVSDLARYVHLTQVAQAETMRAAYKAWRRDWGTPFSPSSSNTNTNTNNNNNNDNNDNNDNGKGKEEDSNTGRKIQGRKCGGVLVWQLNDCWPTMSWAVVDYHLVPKPAWHAIRRALQPLDVGVSRTYHDWTQTGYYIDENSRLCTGQVDQTLPARPGASAFDVWVVSARVRPVAVRVAVRLVSVRTGRDVAAPRETDLEVAANATTDVLVAVPLPAAAPGAEDPNRRFDVDAYDPCVVYASLSVDGQVVATDAAWPDPIKFLDMADRGVAFQVAPAGDEVIVTAQRPVKSFVFEEAENLRVSDNGFDIMPGDKHVIKVQGVIKADKLRWTYIGAPAASMEIS
- a CDS encoding uncharacterized protein (SECRETED:SignalP(1-24~SECRETED:cutsite=AAG-SS~SECRETED:prob=0.1867)~MEROPS:MER0047718~EggNog:ENOG503NWUG~COG:O) — its product is MLNMALRRVALAAFVATAFTFAAGSSSSDPLTQPLTQPLTQPLTQPLTQAFIPGAYLFEFEEGHDVSALHNDIERHGTVRMNLDFKLFRGVSVQLHDVKNAHDKAMVMAATPAVKKVWPVSIFHHTGDGDVQIINSPSGGVASSLLANGTGDKDDDVWTPHKMTQVDKLKAEGVTGKGLKIAVIDTGIDYTHPALGGCFGPGCLVSFGLDLVGDNYTSTSSVPMPDDDPRDCNGHGTHVAGIIAARPNPVRFTGAAPGVSLGAYKVFGCDTGATADVIMAAYHMAYEAGADIITASIGQVNGWADNPLSATVSRIVERGVHCVVSLGNDGLLGPFFSSGPADGKGVISVASFQPEFDPLILAASRYSLDDGAEPQTFGYMPSSVQRPVPPQNTWEVKLPLYATSLDVNVTKDACSPLPDGTPDLRNRVVLVRKGGCDEVVKARNAIAKGARYMLMYSDGISIYELQLYSLGANITGAGMLLRETGEALVAALKAGHNVTVDMASPGKGGYVLAKILRPLTGGRLDPRSTWGPAWRMELNPTAGTPGSSIVSTWLDGLYAIRSGTSMATPLMAGIMALMTETRGTLGPALMASLLSSTAKPQLYNPGHGFIEGQLSPAFGQGGGLVQAHDAAHAATILEPSSLSFNDTANFAERLSFFLSNKATHDITYTVSHVPTRTLYTLSENYAAEPSPLYSPFAFVDSHASLKFSDTKITLPPGHRKELSVAAQPPKDVDPNRLALWSGYIAINGTDGTSLSLPYQGMTGSLRNATVLPAQKAVFVALHSKHWAPLQPNSTVTVPPPGQWKPGDDVFGLIVNNAMGSPQLRAYMVPLTTCPPKNLTVDDPLGHGRFKTIGQPDGLPLLWVGRDGHLIPFDGGLASGIYAPPGKYKFVVHELRMYGDEKKLEDWDVVESPAFKIRYAG